AAGGAAGGAAGTTTGAAAATCAATGACCTTATTCGAGGCGAAGTTAGTTCCTCtccttattatttttcatttttgttgcCATTGTAGTCTTCTTATATACGTATTGCAATCTTTTTTGTTTACTTGGGAATTTTCAAATTGTCAGAGGCTCTTTTTCCCTAATGGTTGTTCTTCCATTAATATAGTCGCAATAGGTCTAATCAAAGACTAATTTTTAAGTGACTTGTGATTACTCTATGTGTTCCTGCTAAATCAACAGGTATTTTTTAGTGACAAAgggttataatttttttctcccTCCTTGGGGGGTGGGGGCATATGGAAGGACCCGTAGGGAATCAGGTTTAAGTGATTTGGCTGTTTGCTATGTGACCTATGTCCATGGGGGGAGGTGAGACTGATTTAGTGGTCCCAGATAGTCGCCAACTTTAAGTAAATAATCTGCAAATGCAGCTAATAACATCATATCACATCTAACCACAATTGAGCTGTATAGGATGTTAACTTTGTTTGATAGTGTTATGAAGGTTAGTTGGAATTTGGACACGCTTGGAGATTTTGTAGTTATGAGGAGCAATGGACAACCTGTTTATAATTTTTGCGTCACAGTTGATGATGCTACCATGGCTATATCACATGTTATAAGGTAATAAATCCAACCTCCTTACAATTAGAGGAATACGCCATGTGCCGTGCCCGTAAACATAGAAAATTGACAACTTTTTTCCCCGATTGTGGTGCATGACTGCATGTTGTGTTTATTCATCTTATTCTTTCAACACTTGCATTTTCAGGGCAGAGGAACATTTACCAAACACTTTAAGGCAAGCACTGATATATAAGGTAATGTTGAAAACCTGAatcctctttgtttctttttcttttttttttcttttcctggtTTTGCTTGCTTTAGGACTTTGTTATCTTTCAGCAATAGAGAGAAGCTGACTTTTGTATCCATACGTGATTTCTCTCGCAGGCTCTGGGATTCTCCATGCCTTACTTTGCACATGTTTCCTTAATTCTTGCACCTGATCGAAGTAAACTGTCAAAACGCCATGGTGCAACTTCCGTGGGTCAGGTAATTTTTAATCATTATTACTtatcttcacacacacacacaaacaaaatatatatagagaagtTGGGTATGAGGTCTTCCTGTGCCTTTTTTGTGCTTATTAGCCTTTTCTTGTTAGCCTTTCTTTTAATAAGGAGAACTATTTCCGACTTTACTACCATCTATCAGTTCAAGGAGATGGGGTATCTACCCCAGGCAATGGTGAACTATTTGGCACTTCTAGGTTGGGGAGATGGCACTGAAAATGAATTTTTCACCCTTGAGCAACTTGGTTAGTGATTTGCCTTGtatactctctttctctctcttcctatGCAGTCATGCTGATTGGCTGGCTTCTGTGGATTATTGTCTAAACTCTagatatattttcttttcatttgagcATTTCTTACTTGAATATTTTCATGGAATTCACAGTTGAAAAATTCTCGATTGGTCGTGTTAACAAAGGTGGTGCTATCTTTGATTCTACTAAGTTAAGGTAACAGCTTTCAGCTACTATATGTTGAGAAAACCCATTCGTTTGTTACTTTTGACAAGCATTCCCTAAAAACTTTGGGATGTTGATTGAAAAAATGTTCTGCAATGGCATGATTGTTTACATGTTCTGGTGGTTGCATATATTGTGTAATACTCCaaagtttgatttttgatttctGTGGTTTGCTTTTGATAGTTTCATGAGAATTTAGGCTGCTTGTCATTAAAAGAAAgatggtttgttatattcttgaaTGCTGAGACTATTGCTTTATTGTGGAGGTACTGGAAGTTAGCTGTTTAATAGTATGCAAGGTattgttataatattatgtatAGTAGCTTTCTAATCGTTTTGCCTGTAACATATATCTTCAAACTAAAGGTGGATGAATGGTCAGCATTTAAGAGCACTTCCATCAGAGGAGTCGACCAAGCTTATTGGTGAGCGCTGGAAAAGCACCGGTGTTCTCACAGAGTCAGAGGGGCCATTTATCCAAGTACGACTCTTTAGATTGAAATCTTTTAATTGCATTGAAATATAATTATAAGTTTCCAGTTATAGCATCTGTTTTGTCTTTATTAGAAGCAAGGGGATCGATCTTGTAATCATCCTCGGCATTGTTCTGGATTATACTGTTCTTTAAATTATGGGATTATGTGGTTATGCTCTAGAGAGAGAGTTTGGTTACTGTCcaacattaattttgttttgattttgtgatgtTCTAATATCCTATAATCAATCAAAGCAAGCATGTTATAATACTCTTGCAATGTGATTTTGTACGACAGGAGGCGATTCAGCTGCTCAAGGATGGGATTGATCTGATAACGGATTCAGACAAAGCACTCTCAAACTTGCTATCTTATCCTCTACTTGCTACTTTAAAGAGGTTATATACCTTGCAGTTAAATCCGTTGTTTTATGTTCTCATCTGGCATCATTTTTGGCATGATAGGCTTTTTTGTTATCGCCATTGCCGGATACACGTTCTGTCATCTGTGGTCTATTCATTTTTGCCAGATTTTATGTCAGTTAATTTTTCCTGTAAGCATTGATTAAGAGATTGTTAacttcaatgaaaaaaaaaagcttcaaaatATTAGGTTTAGTCCCCCAGATATgaattatatataactatagcTTCTTTTGCTCTCTGCAGTACTGAAGCTAAACCTGTCTTAGAAGATAAGCTTTCTGAATTTTCATCCCATCTCTTAGCTGCGTATGACAGTGGTGAACTCCTCGGTGCTCTTGAGGAAGGCCATGCTGGCTGGCAGAAGTGGGTGAAGAACTTCGGCAAATCGCTGAAGCGCAAGGTGGTCTCGAAATACATCGGGTGATATGATTATTTCTTCACAGTATTGGTCTATGAACTGAAAATTTGTGTACTTCATCCTTATTGCAGGGGAAATCACTCTTCATGCCTCTCCGAGTGTTGCTAACCGGAAAACTCCACGGTCCGGACATGGGGTCTAGCGTGCTGTTACTGCATATGGCTGAAGCCTGTGGTGTTGTTGCTCCTGAAGCTGGGTTTGTGACATTGAATGAGAGGTTCCAAATGCTGAGGCAACTTGACTGGGAAGCATTGATCAATGATCAGCCTCTTTTGGAGTCCGCTGCTACTATATCCAACTGAGAATTCACAGTTTTTGACGTGCTATTAAGCAAATTAGCTCTATATATCATACAAATGCTTAAGAATTTTTGGCACCTTTTCAAGAGCAGTTGATTTGATAATGAAAGTTCGATCTTTAGCATTTACCATTTTTTGAATGCTATACACATCCGTATGAATGCCAGAAGTGAATttccatgttttttttattggtatttCAGTTATTTGAAAGCATAGAATAAAAGATGTGgaatttgtttattattaatttttttaatagagtgCATTGGGTTTTTCAAATACactttttcaaatatcaaattctactaagattttattcaactttttctaattttgtctcatgttttttaaaccatctaaacataatttcaaagaacaaatttttttgggtattcgcaatttttcaaaaaatcacattttttaaacaaagtcATAGAAAGGGTCCTGTACAGTAGGTAAGAtgatgtgtttttctttttctttttttttttaaatgtacgattttaaaagttaaattatgattttactaatcatttaattacgtttttattaattatttttgaaatcgcTATTTTTTCAAGCAAAATATTTTGGAAGAGAAGTGTTAtatttaccaaatttttttcatcaaaattcattttcaaatgatgtgtcaattaTGGATGAGATTtgctattttgaaaaatgtgtcacatTCTCATAGGATAGTGACACATTGGGAGCTCACTTTTGggaaaacaaatttggaagtagagtatttttcattttggaaTCGTTAAACCAAACATATGGTTAATAGTAATATCCAACCTCAAAGATGGCTAGCTACATTTTTGTATTGATGTGGTGTGGATaagaatttgaattaaaataaatgagtaatgttatttcgTAGACTGCTatacaatttgatgatgtgACTGTAAAAACTAATCTTAAAATcaatgcttgtaaaaaaaagtaaaaaaaagaaaatgaaaattgcaccattggcCTCTGTGgtttacctaaattacaaattgttctTTCTGGTCtggtattaaaattaattaagaaatttatgtggttgacttaatttacaaatcactcattgaagtcaaattccgttaagcGCCACGTCAGCAtcaataaaatggcgacacatgtcgatcataataataaaaaatataaataaataaaactttaaaaaagttcaaataaaaagttttgaaaagagaaggggtggctgccggttgggcAGCCgcccattttctattttctattttttaaaagttttatttatttatattttttttattatgatggACACTtgtcgccattttattggcgCTGATGTGACGCTTAAcgaaatctgtcaaaattttaacggaatttgactttagggaacgatttgtaaattaaactAATCACAAAGATATccgaattaattttgataccaaaaagagcgatttgtaatttaagccaatcaCATAAACCAAtgacgtaattttttttttttaattttttaaatagagattaTTTTTCACTAATCTCATCTATATAGCATtcgtataacaatctactaaatagcattagtcaaacaaataatttgtcACATGTTTGGTTTGGTACATAGGAAGATTTGTTGGAGAGTCATCTTTTCTTGGAGATCAAGTGTTACTATCAACCTACCTACCAAGtgctaatatattaatatgGACATATGCTTTCTTTTTCCTAAGAACTTGTtgatataaactaaaaaattggTACTTTCCGGCACTTGCTGTCCTCTCTCAATTTCGGTTCGGATCCTTGTGATTACGATggaagaacaaataaaaaatgatttctcttttctcttgttgttAGTGTTTATTATGTCATTAAGGACTTATAAAACAATTAGTATTCTGTGAGTCGTTTTGTAACGCTCCCAATCACGTGTTAAAAAGATGATTAATCTACATAAAGTGAGTAGATTATAAAGAAGTTCACGATGTTAAGTCCTACATTGGTTTCTTACTAAAggtctgtttgggtttacgattttaaagtgcgatttgaaaacatgatttttaaaaactcagttaAATATTTGGCAAAaacgcagtttagcctttaaaattgtgcgtttaaaaaaaaaaaaaaatacaaccttacctacgatttgaaaaagtagatttacgttttcaaatcgcaaattttTTAGGAAAGGTTTCACTTTTAATCCCTGATCTTtcattatttaagaaaaatggtacccaaactttaaaaagtgtcaatttatattatcaatatttcaatttttttcaatttcaaccatccgttagaattttttattaaatcctatcaaaattcttaaaataccataatgtttattttttattttttttttaaaaaaaaaatataaaaattttcaaagatttaggcatgagtatttttgtaaattctgaccaatacctaaatcctagcaattttttttttttttttttttttttttttaattttagaaattttgacaggatttaacggaaattCTAAcatattgttgaaattgaaagataaataccctaaattgatttttttaaagtctgagtacattttttcaaaagtgatgaaagatcaatgATTGTAagtaaaattcttacaattttttaattcccaacaattattttttatgatttggtttaaaatcatatttttttatttacaaaactgCAATGCCAGATACACCCTAAATGAGACTCTACTTTAAAAGTGATTAGCGCTTTTCCAGATCATTATAcgtttcttattaaaaaaagttagaacTAATAATGTAGAATTTTTTCTTCCCACCATTTGTGGTGTGATCTAATATATGTCATTAAGACATTAACCTTCCCAACCGCTAGTGGGGCAGATGCCATCATTTCAATGCCATTCTTCAGAAAACAATGCAACATTAGGAGATGATTTCCTGCCCATGCTGAGGAGACAGTCCACCTGTCCCATATAGAGTACGCTACAAATAAATGcgggaaatgatttttctacatcatATTATTGTACATCAATCATATATTAAGACACATAGCATGTGTAACCCATACATGTGGATTCCATATATGTGAGTCTCATATACATGGGTTTCCCGTTTCACATCTAATGTGTCTTAGTGTATGATTAATGTAGGTTAATGTGATGTAAGAATTACACATCTCGGATTAGTTTTTCTTTGAGTAAAAGTCCACGAGTTGTGTTACTTATACACACATTGTGTGTGCTTACGTTATAGACACTCATATTTGGTGTGGAACTCATACATGTGAGATAGATCTTACATGCATGGGTCTCACACTATTGTGAGTGTGTATACAATGTATGTCCCACTCCTGCCCCATCAATGATCAAATAACcactcaattgacaatgtctttTCAAACCTTAACTTTGGACAATATCtccccaaactacaaaaaaaattgtcaatgtttccCAACGATGAAAATAccgttaataaaaaaaaaaaattaaaactaaaaaaagaaaagaaaaagaaatacataaaaaccaatggtgaccaaatttaaaaattaaataaaaaattaaaaaataaattatatttttaaaaatctttttttttttgtgttttcgaTTTATagaggtatttttgttttattgaaaaaaattgtaaggtcatttttgtatttttgttggccttgaagaacattgacaaattttttgtagtttgaaaaaatttgtctcaattgaaagttaaaaaaagatattatcAATTATGCAGTAATTTGAGGGTGGTagacatttctctttttttttttttcctggaaattttaatattttgaaaggTATTTGTTATCATTTTTACTCTCGTCCAAGGATTATAACCTTTAATAGTAAACCAGTAAAATAtattaaccaaattaaaaattatcacaaattaaataataaattgagGAGGATAAGTGGATAAGTATAATTACCACCAGtaaatagtaatatatatattgtaatctGATCTAATTATAGTGATAGTTTGACAGAAAATTTCCGAACTCTGAATATTGGAAGAAGTTGGCAAGTCGGTGTCCAATTGGAAGGGAGCGTTTTCGGTCACGTGACAAACACACGAGACGGGA
The sequence above is drawn from the Alnus glutinosa chromosome 11, dhAlnGlut1.1, whole genome shotgun sequence genome and encodes:
- the LOC133882747 gene encoding glutamate--tRNA ligase, chloroplastic/mitochondrial codes for the protein MAATLAALGTPLPWMTMRMRAISEAAPHMMIFRRSSWRRSFSISATANKEGQVRVRFAPSPTGNLHVGGARTALFNYLYARSKGGKFVLRIEDTDLERSTRESEDAVLRDLSWLGLDWDEGPGVGGDYGPYRQSERNSLYKQYAEKLLESGHVYRCFCSNEELEKMKEIAKLQQLPPVYTGKWATATDEQVQEELTKGTPYTYRFRVPKEGSLKINDLIRGEVSWNLDTLGDFVVMRSNGQPVYNFCVTVDDATMAISHVIRAEEHLPNTLRQALIYKALGFSMPYFAHVSLILAPDRSKLSKRHGATSVGQFKEMGYLPQAMVNYLALLGWGDGTENEFFTLEQLVEKFSIGRVNKGGAIFDSTKLRWMNGQHLRALPSEESTKLIGERWKSTGVLTESEGPFIQEAIQLLKDGIDLITDSDKALSNLLSYPLLATLKSTEAKPVLEDKLSEFSSHLLAAYDSGELLGALEEGHAGWQKWVKNFGKSLKRKGKSLFMPLRVLLTGKLHGPDMGSSVLLLHMAEACGVVAPEAGFVTLNERFQMLRQLDWEALINDQPLLESAATISN